A part of Lacibacter sp. H407 genomic DNA contains:
- a CDS encoding TonB-dependent receptor: MRRTAFAFLASFAGLWAHAQETASDSTLKELSEVVISASKFPEKKLNIAQRIDVISSKYISRVNAQNTGDLLINTGNVFVQKSQQGGSSPVIRGFEASRVLLVVDGVRLNNLIYRAGHLQNAITVDQNMLSSMEVLYGPASTIYGSDALGGVVHFRTKAPILATEGKKMLVKGSGFARYSSANNEKTIHADINLGWKKFAWLQSYTFSDFGDVKMGKNYPDDYPTFGRRDSFMTRINGIDSVVKNPDPQVQKFSGYKQWDMLQKLLFKQSEKVSHMLNVQYSNTTNVPRYDRLQDKRNGTLRYAEWYYGPQERLLTSYEVSIGKAGWFDNINLNVNYQAIEESRYTRDYRRYDRLDGRVENVQVAGFVLDTRKIWGGNELTLGTDGQFNTLKSTASRVNINTGAATKIDTRYPNGKNTQLNAGLFAQHVFKFKNKKWILNDGLRVQTIRLHSTIADNSFLNLPFTEINQNNTTVTGNIGLVYLPVAGSKLSANVASGFRAPNVDDLAKIFESSTAARQVVVPNADIKPERTYNVDLGLSQNIGKNVRFEVSAFYTWFRNALVKAPYRLNGEDSIDYNGIRSQVLANTNANKAYLYGFSASLYATFAKYITFSSQINFTRGRFETDDTKNSSVYEKQSNGSYALVSKKVSSKPLDHIPPVFGKTSISYQKDKVMAELFALYNGWKKLDAYNADGEDNAQYATADGMPGWVTFNLRTSYSFEFATLQFAVENIFDRNYRNFASGFSAPGRNFIVAARVNF; the protein is encoded by the coding sequence ATGAGAAGAACAGCATTTGCTTTCCTGGCAAGTTTTGCCGGCTTGTGGGCGCATGCGCAGGAAACAGCAAGCGATAGTACGTTAAAAGAATTGTCAGAAGTGGTGATCAGTGCCAGTAAGTTTCCCGAAAAGAAATTAAATATTGCACAACGTATTGATGTCATCAGTTCAAAATATATCAGCAGGGTGAACGCACAGAATACAGGCGATCTGTTGATCAATACTGGAAATGTGTTTGTACAAAAAAGTCAACAAGGCGGCAGCAGCCCGGTTATCCGCGGCTTTGAAGCAAGCCGTGTATTGTTGGTAGTAGATGGTGTACGATTGAACAATCTGATCTATCGTGCAGGTCATTTACAGAACGCAATTACGGTTGACCAGAATATGTTAAGCAGTATGGAAGTATTGTATGGGCCTGCATCAACCATTTATGGCAGTGATGCATTAGGTGGGGTTGTACATTTTCGTACCAAAGCACCCATACTTGCAACAGAGGGTAAAAAAATGTTAGTGAAAGGAAGTGGCTTTGCACGTTACAGTTCTGCTAACAATGAAAAAACAATTCATGCAGATATTAATCTTGGCTGGAAAAAATTTGCCTGGTTACAATCGTACACCTTCAGTGATTTTGGTGATGTGAAAATGGGAAAGAATTATCCTGATGATTATCCAACATTCGGGCGCAGAGATTCTTTTATGACACGCATCAACGGTATTGATTCTGTTGTAAAAAACCCGGATCCACAGGTACAGAAATTTTCCGGTTACAAGCAATGGGATATGTTGCAGAAACTGTTGTTCAAGCAATCAGAAAAAGTATCGCACATGTTGAATGTGCAATACTCAAATACTACCAATGTTCCCCGTTATGATCGTTTGCAGGATAAACGCAATGGCACATTACGTTATGCAGAATGGTATTATGGGCCACAGGAACGTTTACTTACTTCGTATGAAGTAAGTATTGGCAAAGCAGGTTGGTTCGATAATATTAACCTGAATGTAAACTACCAGGCAATTGAGGAAAGCCGTTACACGAGAGATTATCGTCGTTACGATCGTTTGGATGGAAGAGTGGAAAATGTGCAGGTAGCGGGCTTTGTTTTGGATACACGTAAAATCTGGGGTGGTAATGAATTAACATTGGGTACAGATGGACAGTTCAACACATTAAAGTCAACTGCGTCACGAGTAAACATCAATACCGGGGCAGCAACAAAAATCGATACGAGATATCCGAACGGAAAGAATACCCAATTAAATGCAGGTTTGTTTGCACAACACGTTTTCAAATTCAAAAATAAAAAGTGGATATTGAATGATGGTTTGCGTGTACAAACAATTCGCCTTCATTCAACCATTGCTGATAACTCATTTTTAAATCTGCCTTTTACCGAGATCAATCAAAACAACACAACTGTTACCGGAAATATCGGCTTAGTGTATTTACCGGTTGCGGGTTCAAAGTTGAGTGCAAATGTGGCTAGTGGTTTCCGTGCACCAAATGTTGATGATCTTGCAAAGATCTTCGAGTCAAGTACAGCCGCCCGTCAGGTAGTTGTGCCGAATGCCGATATTAAACCGGAACGAACATATAATGTTGATCTTGGCCTTAGTCAAAATATTGGCAAGAATGTACGCTTTGAGGTAAGTGCTTTTTACACATGGTTCCGTAATGCATTGGTAAAAGCCCCGTATCGATTAAATGGCGAGGACTCTATTGATTATAACGGCATAAGAAGTCAGGTTCTTGCCAATACAAATGCAAACAAAGCATACTTGTATGGTTTCTCTGCTTCTCTGTATGCAACTTTTGCGAAGTATATAACCTTCAGCAGCCAGATCAATTTTACCAGAGGCCGTTTTGAAACCGACGATACAAAAAACTCATCGGTATACGAGAAACAAAGCAATGGCAGCTATGCATTGGTAAGCAAAAAAGTATCATCCAAACCACTTGATCACATTCCACCCGTGTTTGGCAAAACAAGTATCAGCTATCAAAAAGATAAAGTGATGGCTGAATTGTTTGCATTATACAATGGCTGGAAAAAACTTGATGCGTACAATGCAGATGGAGAAGACAATGCTCAATATGCAACTGCCGATGGAATGCCGGGCTGGGTTACATTTAATCTTCGTACTTCGTATAGCTTTGAGTTTGCAACACTGCAATTTGCTGTAGAAAACATCTTTGATCGCAACTATCGAAATTTTGCTTCGGGTTTTTCTGCGCCCGGCAGAAATTTCATTGTTGCAGCAAGAGTCAATTTTTAA
- the nadC gene encoding carboxylating nicotinate-nucleotide diphosphorylase, producing MYVCGMVANYNELLQQLIASALKEDIGEGDHSTLSCISPETKGKAVLKIKEAGILAGMKVAEAIFRFQQPDIVFHAYMKDGDQMKFGDIAFDVEATVHTILQCERLVLNCMQRMSGIATLTKTYSDKLAGYKTRILDTRKTTPNFRLLEKEAVAIGGGHNHRFALYDMIMLKDNHIDYCGGIEAAIEKAYKYVQEVKPGLKIEVETRSLDDVKKVLATGKVNRIMLDNFTAEQIKEAVALIGEQVETEASGGINLSNIQTYAAAGVDYVSVGALIHQARSLDLSLKAVVEQ from the coding sequence ATGTACGTTTGTGGCATGGTAGCAAACTATAATGAACTGTTACAACAGCTCATTGCTTCGGCATTAAAAGAAGATATTGGTGAAGGCGATCATTCAACACTCAGTTGTATTTCACCCGAAACAAAAGGGAAAGCTGTTTTGAAAATTAAAGAAGCCGGAATTCTTGCCGGCATGAAAGTGGCTGAAGCTATTTTTCGTTTTCAACAACCCGATATTGTTTTTCATGCATATATGAAGGATGGTGATCAGATGAAGTTTGGTGACATTGCGTTTGATGTGGAAGCAACTGTTCATACAATTTTACAATGCGAACGGCTGGTGTTGAACTGTATGCAACGTATGAGCGGAATTGCAACGCTTACAAAAACCTATTCCGATAAATTAGCCGGTTATAAAACACGTATTCTCGATACACGTAAAACAACACCTAATTTCCGCTTACTCGAGAAAGAAGCAGTAGCAATTGGGGGAGGACATAATCATCGGTTTGCATTGTACGATATGATCATGCTGAAAGATAATCATATTGATTATTGTGGTGGCATTGAAGCAGCCATTGAAAAAGCATATAAATATGTACAAGAGGTAAAACCTGGTTTAAAAATAGAAGTAGAAACAAGAAGCCTGGATGATGTAAAAAAAGTACTGGCAACGGGTAAAGTAAACCGCATCATGTTAGATAACTTTACAGCAGAACAGATAAAAGAAGCAGTTGCTTTAATAGGTGAGCAAGTTGAAACAGAGGCAAGCGGAGGAATAAATCTTTCAAACATTCAAACATATGCAGCTGCAGGTGTGGATTATGTGAGTGTAGGTGCATTGATCCACCAGGCACGCAGTCTTGATCTGAGTTTAAAAGCAGTTGTTGAACAGTAA
- a CDS encoding (4Fe-4S)-binding protein, with amino-acid sequence MKNGLKTTKINMPKSTHKYKNGEVTIVWKPDSCIHSTLCWKGLRDVFNPGKRPWIDPNGASTEQIIAQVSKCPSGALSYFMNDAEDAEKE; translated from the coding sequence ATGAAGAATGGCTTAAAAACAACAAAGATCAATATGCCAAAGTCAACGCATAAATACAAAAACGGAGAAGTAACCATTGTTTGGAAACCTGATTCTTGTATCCATTCCACACTTTGCTGGAAAGGATTGAGAGATGTGTTTAACCCTGGTAAACGCCCGTGGATAGACCCAAATGGAGCCTCAACCGAACAAATTATTGCGCAGGTAAGTAAATGTCCAAGCGGGGCTCTCAGCTATTTTATGAATGATGCGGAAGATGCAGAAAAAGAATGA
- the apaG gene encoding Co2+/Mg2+ efflux protein ApaG, protein MVFKISEGVKVSVETYYQPDYSDPVAAEFMFAYRITIENNNTFPVKLLQRHWNIFDSNGSYKEIDGEGVVGVQPVILPGDQYQYVSGCNLKTEMGKMEGNYSMENMHTKKQFKVNIPMFEMIAPFKNN, encoded by the coding sequence ATGGTTTTCAAAATTTCAGAAGGCGTTAAGGTAAGTGTGGAAACTTACTACCAACCGGATTACAGCGATCCGGTTGCTGCTGAATTTATGTTTGCCTACCGCATTACCATTGAAAACAACAACACCTTTCCCGTAAAGCTTCTGCAACGTCACTGGAATATTTTCGATAGCAATGGATCTTATAAAGAAATTGATGGCGAAGGAGTAGTGGGTGTTCAACCGGTGATTCTTCCAGGCGATCAGTACCAATATGTAAGTGGTTGTAACCTGAAAACCGAGATGGGTAAAATGGAAGGTAATTACAGCATGGAAAACATGCACACAAAAAAGCAATTCAAAGTAAACATCCCGATGTTTGAGATGATCGCTCCCTTCAAAAATAATTAA
- the gldB gene encoding gliding motility lipoprotein GldB → MKNLIPIFFIFTLIACNNQTNVPDVSGIKVDLKVERFEQDFFGIDSNNTKSGLAQVQQKHPQFLPLFVNHVLGLGPLVDSNFLVYDGSKRFLHLNQPVYEASQKLYKNFSNTAEELTNGFRYVKHYFPSYQIPTVITTVGPMDALAPMSNNEPSPNYLGENFLAIGLQFYLGKDYSIYNDQGYISSIAPQYRSRRFSKEFIASDVFTLVIDDLYPDSSNRYPLIERFVEKGKRLYLLNQFLPNSNDTLLIGYTGKQLNWCKENERSIYNFFIQQNLLYEIDPSRIQNFITDGPTTQGMPEQSPGNIGAFLGWEIVRSYMEKNPAVTLPQLMKTSNKTIFNESDYKPH, encoded by the coding sequence ATGAAAAATCTCATCCCCATTTTCTTCATTTTCACACTCATTGCCTGTAACAATCAAACCAATGTACCGGATGTATCGGGTATCAAGGTTGATCTGAAGGTTGAGCGATTTGAACAGGATTTTTTTGGCATTGATAGCAACAATACAAAGTCCGGTTTGGCACAGGTGCAACAGAAGCACCCTCAATTTTTGCCTTTGTTTGTGAATCATGTGCTGGGGTTAGGACCTTTGGTGGATAGCAACTTCCTGGTGTATGATGGAAGCAAACGTTTTCTACACCTGAATCAACCGGTATATGAAGCGTCGCAGAAGTTGTATAAAAATTTCAGCAACACAGCAGAAGAACTCACAAACGGTTTCCGGTATGTGAAGCATTATTTCCCATCGTATCAAATTCCAACGGTCATTACAACTGTTGGACCAATGGATGCATTAGCACCCATGAGTAATAATGAACCAAGCCCTAATTATCTCGGAGAAAATTTTCTGGCTATCGGATTGCAATTTTACTTAGGGAAAGATTATTCGATCTATAATGATCAAGGTTATATCAGCAGCATTGCTCCCCAATACCGCAGCCGCAGGTTCAGCAAGGAGTTTATTGCAAGTGATGTATTTACATTAGTGATTGATGATTTATACCCCGACAGTAGCAACCGCTATCCGTTGATCGAACGTTTTGTAGAAAAAGGAAAACGTTTGTACCTGTTGAACCAATTCCTGCCAAACAGTAACGATACATTGTTGATCGGCTATACAGGCAAACAACTCAACTGGTGTAAAGAAAATGAACGAAGCATTTACAATTTCTTCATCCAGCAAAATCTGCTTTACGAAATTGATCCTTCACGTATCCAGAATTTTATTACAGATGGGCCAACAACGCAGGGAATGCCTGAACAAAGCCCGGGTAATATTGGAGCCTTTCTCGGTTGGGAAATTGTACGATCGTACATGGAGAAAAATCCTGCAGTTACTTTACCACAGTTGATGAAAACATCGAACAAGACCATCTTCAACGAATCAGATTACAAACCGCATTAA
- a CDS encoding NAD+ synthase gives MKIFLAQQNYHIGNFESNTQKIIEAIQAAKAQGGELIMFSELSVCGYPPRDFLEFNDFLNKCNDAIDQIRQHADTIAVIIGAPDHNKRVEGKDLHNAAYFLYEKEVKAVVHKTCLPNYDVFDEYRYFEPAYDWNIVEFKGKKLAITICEDIWNLGDNPLYRICPMDELMKYQPDVMLNISASPFDYTHVEDRKAIVKLNVQKYKLPMLYCNCVGSQTEIVFDGGSLVFDKHANMIKHLSLFDEELVGFELNDDGTFAEPVVATADTLPNEEFSPAHLDETLCIAEIHNAIVLGIRDYFQKMGFSKAILGSSGGIDSAVTLALACTALGKENVRAVLLPSQYSTDHSISDAEQLSKNLGNPYDIVPIKNIYDAFLTELKPIFNDLPFSLAEENIQSRSRGNLLMAIANKFGYILLNTSNKSELATGYGTLYGDMAGGIGVLGDCYKLQVYELAKYINRNEEIIPTNIISKPPSAELRPGQKDSDSLPDYSILDKVLYQYIERRQGPKEIKAMGYDAALVDRILKMVNVNEYKRNQFCPIIRVSPKAFGVGRRVPIVGKYLS, from the coding sequence ATGAAGATATTTCTTGCCCAGCAAAATTATCATATTGGAAATTTCGAGAGCAATACGCAAAAGATTATTGAAGCGATCCAAGCGGCAAAAGCACAAGGTGGTGAATTGATCATGTTTAGTGAGTTGAGTGTATGTGGCTATCCGCCCAGAGATTTTTTAGAGTTCAACGACTTTCTCAATAAATGCAATGACGCTATTGATCAAATCAGGCAACATGCAGATACAATAGCAGTGATCATTGGTGCACCCGATCATAACAAACGTGTTGAAGGAAAAGATCTGCATAATGCTGCTTACTTTCTCTATGAAAAAGAAGTAAAGGCTGTTGTTCATAAAACATGTTTGCCCAATTATGATGTGTTTGATGAGTACCGTTATTTCGAACCGGCTTACGATTGGAACATTGTAGAGTTTAAAGGAAAGAAATTGGCGATCACTATTTGTGAAGATATCTGGAACCTCGGCGATAATCCGTTGTATCGTATTTGTCCAATGGATGAATTGATGAAATATCAACCGGATGTGATGTTGAATATCTCTGCATCTCCGTTTGATTATACCCATGTTGAAGATCGGAAAGCAATTGTAAAACTGAATGTGCAGAAATACAAACTGCCGATGCTGTATTGCAATTGTGTAGGCAGCCAAACAGAAATTGTTTTTGATGGAGGTTCGCTGGTGTTTGATAAGCATGCAAACATGATCAAACATTTATCCTTGTTTGATGAAGAACTGGTGGGTTTTGAGTTGAACGATGATGGCACATTTGCAGAACCGGTTGTTGCAACCGCTGATACATTACCCAACGAAGAATTTAGTCCGGCACATTTAGATGAAACTTTGTGCATTGCTGAAATACACAATGCCATTGTACTCGGCATCAGGGATTATTTTCAAAAGATGGGTTTCAGCAAAGCCATTCTCGGAAGTAGCGGAGGTATTGACAGTGCTGTAACGTTAGCATTGGCATGCACAGCATTGGGTAAAGAAAATGTGCGTGCTGTTTTATTGCCATCACAGTATTCAACAGATCATAGTATAAGCGATGCAGAACAACTGAGTAAAAATCTCGGTAACCCGTATGATATAGTGCCCATCAAAAATATTTATGATGCATTCTTGACAGAGTTGAAACCCATCTTTAACGATTTACCTTTTTCATTGGCAGAAGAAAACATTCAAAGCCGTAGCCGTGGAAATTTGTTGATGGCTATTGCGAATAAGTTTGGATACATTCTGCTCAACACATCTAATAAAAGTGAGCTGGCAACCGGTTACGGAACGCTCTATGGTGATATGGCCGGTGGTATTGGTGTCCTGGGCGATTGTTACAAATTGCAGGTATATGAACTGGCGAAGTACATCAACCGGAATGAAGAAATTATTCCAACAAATATCATTAGCAAACCACCAAGTGCAGAGTTAAGGCCCGGACAAAAAGATTCTGATTCATTACCTGATTATTCCATTCTTGATAAAGTGTTGTATCAATACATCGAACGCCGTCAAGGGCCGAAAGAGATCAAAGCAATGGGTTATGATGCAGCGTTGGTTGATCGTATTTTGAAAATGGTGAATGTGAATGAATACAAACGTAATCAGTTCTGTCCCATTATTCGTGTTTCGCCAAAAGCATTTGGAGTGGGCAGGAGAGTGCCAATCGTAGGAAAATATCTTTCATAA
- a CDS encoding fatty acid desaturase family protein: MAKVTFNNKNSVFFSDLKQAVENYFSQTNTRKTGNFKLYLKTIVLIPAALLIYILLLTVSMPVWLSLTLCAVLGIVFASIGFNVMHDANHGSYSSKKWVNSLLGYTINALGGNAFIWKFKHNIIHHTYTNVDGVDDDIARSPLMRQCQSQIWKPAHKYQHIYVVFLYAISSLAWAAYLDFDKYFKKKVNNTPMQKMSVNDHVVFWVSKLLYAFFYIALPIMVVGFVPWLVGYLVMEIVLGFVLAIVFQLAHVVEETEFEYAGPNEALLIENEWAVHQIKTTSNFAPRNRIVSWFAGGLNYQVEHHLFPRISHIHYPAISKIVEQKCKEYKLPYNSIKTMRAAIVSHFKMMKQMGRPPQTA; encoded by the coding sequence ATGGCAAAAGTTACTTTCAACAACAAGAATTCTGTATTTTTTTCTGATCTCAAACAAGCAGTAGAGAATTATTTTTCGCAAACAAATACACGAAAAACGGGCAATTTCAAGCTTTATCTTAAAACAATTGTTTTAATTCCCGCAGCACTACTCATTTACATATTGTTATTAACAGTATCTATGCCGGTATGGTTGTCGTTGACATTGTGTGCGGTGTTGGGTATTGTGTTTGCAAGCATTGGATTTAATGTAATGCACGATGCGAATCATGGTAGTTACAGCAGTAAAAAATGGGTAAACAGCTTATTAGGTTATACCATCAATGCGCTGGGTGGAAATGCATTTATCTGGAAGTTCAAGCATAACATTATTCATCATACTTATACCAACGTAGATGGTGTGGATGATGATATTGCACGAAGCCCGTTAATGCGTCAATGCCAGTCGCAAATATGGAAACCGGCTCATAAGTATCAACATATTTACGTTGTGTTTCTTTATGCGATCTCTTCGTTAGCCTGGGCCGCATATCTTGATTTTGATAAATACTTCAAAAAGAAAGTGAATAATACGCCCATGCAGAAAATGAGCGTGAATGATCATGTTGTTTTTTGGGTGAGTAAACTATTGTATGCTTTCTTCTATATCGCTTTACCAATTATGGTTGTTGGCTTTGTGCCTTGGTTGGTTGGATACCTTGTAATGGAAATTGTACTCGGCTTTGTTTTGGCTATCGTGTTTCAACTGGCACATGTGGTGGAAGAAACGGAATTTGAATATGCCGGACCTAATGAAGCATTGCTTATTGAAAACGAATGGGCTGTACACCAGATAAAAACAACTTCAAACTTTGCACCACGTAATAGAATTGTTTCATGGTTTGCAGGTGGTTTGAATTACCAGGTGGAGCATCATCTTTTCCCCCGTATCAGCCACATTCATTACCCTGCTATCAGTAAAATAGTAGAACAGAAGTGTAAGGAATATAAACTGCCTTATAATTCAATTAAAACGATGAGAGCAGCGATTGTATCTCACTTCAAGATGATGAAACAAATGGGTCGTCCGCCGCAAACAGCTTAA
- the gpmI gene encoding 2,3-bisphosphoglycerate-independent phosphoglycerate mutase: MTKNKAILVIMDGWGLGPVKTADAIQNANVPFVSSLYAQFPNTTLITCGEAVGLPDGQMGNSEVGHLNLGAGRIVYQELQRIHVAVRSGEFVANKILNESIDYAIANQKPLHIIGLVSDGGVHSHTSHLKAITTLCKTKGLSNVFIHAFTDGRDTDPKSGLGYLTDLQQHLDTSVGIIASVTGRYYAMDRDKRWERVKLAYDALVNGIGETTTDVLKALAASYENGITDEFLKPLINSNAVNSTIKDGDAVICFNFRTDRCREITQVLTQIDMPEHGMHKRNLHYTTMTEYDKTYNNVHVVFETDNLSKTLGEVLELHGRTQIRIAETEKYPHVSFFFSGGREKPFEGEKRIMIQSPKVATYDLQPEMSAVEVTDAIVPEIEDETADFICLNYANADMVGHTGVFPAAIKAVETVDACVKRVVTAALEHGYTVFLTADHGNADYMINEDGTPNTAHTLNPVPLFVISRSWKGNLKAGKLGDIAPSILTIMGLPVPKEMTGDVLIDQ; encoded by the coding sequence ATGACAAAGAATAAAGCAATTCTCGTAATAATGGACGGATGGGGTCTAGGACCGGTAAAAACGGCTGATGCCATCCAAAATGCCAATGTGCCTTTTGTTAGCAGTCTTTACGCTCAGTTCCCGAACACAACATTAATTACCTGTGGTGAAGCTGTAGGCTTACCGGACGGACAGATGGGGAATAGTGAAGTTGGTCATCTCAACCTGGGTGCCGGCCGTATTGTATACCAGGAGTTACAGCGTATTCACGTTGCTGTTCGCAGTGGTGAATTTGTGGCCAACAAAATATTGAATGAAAGTATTGATTATGCAATTGCCAATCAAAAACCCCTGCACATCATTGGTTTGGTGAGCGATGGCGGTGTACACTCGCACACCAGTCATTTGAAAGCCATTACCACTTTGTGCAAAACAAAAGGACTAAGTAACGTTTTCATCCATGCATTTACCGATGGCAGAGATACCGACCCCAAAAGTGGATTGGGATATTTGACCGATCTGCAGCAACATCTTGATACAAGCGTTGGAATAATTGCGTCTGTTACAGGCCGTTACTATGCAATGGACCGAGATAAACGTTGGGAGCGTGTAAAACTTGCATACGATGCATTGGTGAATGGTATTGGTGAAACAACAACAGATGTTTTAAAAGCACTCGCTGCTTCCTATGAAAACGGCATTACAGATGAATTTCTGAAACCGCTTATCAATTCGAACGCAGTCAATTCTACTATCAAAGATGGTGATGCAGTAATCTGTTTCAACTTCCGCACCGATCGTTGTCGTGAAATAACGCAGGTACTTACGCAAATTGATATGCCCGAACATGGAATGCATAAACGCAACCTGCATTATACCACTATGACGGAGTATGATAAAACATATAATAATGTGCATGTAGTTTTTGAAACGGATAACCTAAGTAAAACATTAGGTGAAGTGTTAGAATTACATGGGCGTACACAAATACGTATAGCTGAAACTGAAAAATATCCGCATGTAAGTTTTTTCTTTAGTGGCGGGCGTGAAAAGCCGTTTGAAGGTGAGAAACGCATTATGATCCAATCGCCCAAGGTTGCTACTTACGATCTGCAACCGGAAATGAGTGCAGTAGAAGTTACTGATGCCATTGTTCCTGAAATTGAAGATGAAACTGCTGATTTTATTTGTTTGAACTATGCAAACGCAGATATGGTGGGCCACACCGGCGTATTCCCGGCGGCTATTAAAGCTGTTGAAACGGTGGATGCTTGTGTTAAGCGTGTTGTTACTGCGGCATTGGAACACGGCTATACTGTTTTTCTTACAGCCGATCATGGAAACGCAGATTATATGATCAATGAAGACGGCACACCCAATACCGCACATACATTAAACCCAGTTCCCCTGTTTGTGATCAGCCGTTCATGGAAAGGAAATCTGAAAGCCGGAAAATTGGGAGATATTGCACCGTCCATCTTAACTATTATGGGATTGCCGGTACCAAAAGAAATGACCGGCGATGTATTGATCGATCAATAA
- a CDS encoding translation initiation factor: MSKKFKPDKGGFVFSTDPNFRFEDEERVPQATLPPAQQNLRVKLETKHRAGKTVTLVDGFVGTDEDAEKLGKQLKNQCGSGGSVKDGEIIVQGDHREKVVQYLLKNGYSKTKKAG; the protein is encoded by the coding sequence ATGAGTAAAAAATTTAAACCCGATAAAGGCGGATTTGTTTTTAGTACCGATCCAAACTTTCGTTTTGAAGATGAGGAACGGGTGCCACAGGCAACCTTACCGCCCGCACAACAAAATCTCCGTGTAAAACTGGAAACAAAACATCGTGCAGGAAAAACGGTTACATTGGTTGATGGATTTGTGGGAACCGACGAGGATGCAGAAAAGCTGGGTAAACAATTAAAGAATCAATGTGGCAGCGGTGGATCGGTGAAGGACGGTGAAATTATTGTACAGGGTGACCACCGTGAAAAAGTAGTACAATACTTATTGAAAAATGGATACAGCAAAACAAAAAAGGCCGGCTGA
- a CDS encoding DUF4783 domain-containing protein, with translation MKMRYFLQMTFLLSLTVFLYSFTQKDDIVAALKTGSVEKMAKYFDNTVDVTVPGKSNSFSKGQAELVIRDFFNLNKVRNFEVQHSGSNPSSNFIIGTLTSAGGTYRTTVYMRTKGDKQLIQGVEFEQKN, from the coding sequence ATGAAAATGAGGTATTTTTTACAAATGACTTTTTTGCTTTCCCTGACTGTTTTTTTGTATTCGTTTACACAGAAAGATGATATTGTGGCTGCCTTGAAAACAGGTAGCGTAGAAAAAATGGCGAAGTATTTTGATAATACAGTGGATGTAACAGTTCCGGGTAAAAGTAATTCCTTCAGTAAAGGACAGGCGGAGCTGGTGATCAGAGATTTCTTTAACCTGAATAAAGTACGAAACTTTGAAGTGCAGCACTCGGGCAGCAATCCATCATCCAATTTTATTATTGGAACACTCACTTCGGCAGGAGGTACCTATCGCACAACTGTTTACATGCGTACAAAAGGTGATAAGCAATTGATCCAGGGTGTTGAATTTGAACAGAAGAATTAA
- a CDS encoding PepSY domain-containing protein, giving the protein MSQTIVKRTRWYRKIHRWIGSGLFIFFFFIAATGLLLGWKKNSNGYLLANSYQGTTADVKQWLSFDSLQSIAIKTIHDSISLDLSATIDRIDARPGKGMVKFVFKDHYWAVQLDCTTGNVLHIEKRRADFIEHLHDGSILDNLIKNNNGLLKLSYTTFMGVSLLLLTFTGFWLWYNPKRIRNKKEKRQD; this is encoded by the coding sequence ATGTCCCAAACAATTGTAAAACGAACCAGATGGTATCGCAAAATTCATCGCTGGATCGGCTCGGGTTTGTTTATCTTTTTCTTTTTTATTGCGGCCACCGGTTTACTCCTTGGCTGGAAAAAGAACAGCAATGGTTATTTATTGGCTAATTCCTATCAGGGAACAACCGCTGATGTAAAGCAATGGCTGTCGTTTGATTCGTTACAATCAATTGCCATCAAAACGATTCACGACAGTATATCCCTGGACCTATCTGCAACTATTGACCGGATCGATGCACGGCCGGGTAAGGGAATGGTGAAATTTGTATTCAAGGATCATTACTGGGCCGTACAACTCGATTGCACAACCGGGAATGTGCTCCATATTGAGAAACGACGGGCTGATTTCATTGAGCATTTACACGATGGTTCTATACTCGACAATCTCATCAAAAACAACAATGGACTGTTGAAACTTTCCTATACAACCTTCATGGGTGTTAGCCTGCTCCTGCTCACCTTCACAGGTTTCTGGCTTTGGTATAATCCCAAACGGATCAGGAATAAAAAAGAAAAAAGGCAGGATTGA